The region GTAGGTATTCCTCTGGATTTCAACATTCATAATACAATtctcatatttatttattctcttACATATAAATCATCTATTAAATTTCTCACCAAACATTACAATTATAAGCTAACTAATAGCAAATTTCATACTGTCAAGAGCAGCTCTCATTTTTGCTAGTTTCTAGTTGCAATTTTCTACATTTGAGAGCAGCTCTATCATTTGATCTTCATACGTACACTTTGCTCATCTTTTACGTGCTCTTCAAGAACATTTTTCTCATCCTCCTTATTGACTTTACATATTTCTAAATCTTTATCCATCATTTTGTGGATAAAGCTAGTCAAGTGCATTTTCCCAATCCCTTATTCTATAAGTTGCTCCATaacaaaatgaaaataataaatatgagTATTGTATTAATATACAgacatacaaaaaataaaaaataaattgtaacAACAATAAAATGATGACAAAATCTCACTGCATCATAATCCTGAACTCATCAAAGCTAAGAACACCATCCCCATTCAAATCAAAATAATTGATCATAGCTTTGCACTCATCAATGGACTTGGACTCTCCCAATCTACTAAGCATCATCTTCAAACTTTTGGGTGTTATAAAGCCAATTCCCTCCATATCATAAATCCCAAAAGCTCTTCTCAAGTCTTCCAACTTCTCCTCCTCACCGTCAGTGGATTCCATCAAATGAACAAGATCATCCAATCCCAAGAAGCCATCTCCATCCAAATCCAAGGATTCCACAGCCTCTTCTGCCTCTTTAAGTGGAAGCTCTTCTCCAACCACTACGCCAAGCCGATTCCTTAGCTCCGAGGGTGATATTTTTCCATCACCGTTCTCGTCGAAGTATTGGAGAACATGTTCCATCTCTAAATACAATTTGCTCATCTTACaaataatctatatatttatatgtatagaCTAGCTAGTACGTACGTAGTAGTGATATATACAAAGAATTGAGATGTAGATTCAAATGGGTTTTGTGGAAAACATTATAACAAATGAGAGTTATATATGTGTGTGGTTTTATTTACACCGTCTATGTTGCTGGGCAGAAGTTGCTGAGAGTTTTCTGAGAAAATTagcaaagagagagaaagaaagaagaatcAATTATATGTAATGGCGTGGCTTATAGGCTGTTGTACTTTTATACGGTCACGGATGATGggaaaaataatgaaaatttaCGGCTGGTACACGTAGTTGTTTTCAAATGCACACGAAATATGATTGGTTATAAGTGGGCCGACACGACTGAGAAATGCAAATTGACTTTGGACTTTTGAAAAAATGTTGTTATGTGTcactttaaattttttatttttttttttaaaagagaatACAGATATCAACCAAACTTAAACAGGAAAAGCATATCCTCCAGCAAAACTGAGACAGCCATTGGAGGAACTCCTCCATTCTAAAAGCCAGAAGTTTTACAACTCTACTAGTAGTTCTAGGACTGAATCTTATACCCTTGAGGCCAACTTCAGATGCCTCCCTGCAGATATCAGCAACCATCAAATCAAATGTCTCACTTTCCTCGTATGGTCTATTTAGCATTGCACAGCCATACTACAATATGATTCCACCATACACCTCTCTAGAGCTAGAGATTTTACCAGTCCAATTCCATGTTTAATGGCTATCAATTCAGCAAGAAGAGGGGAGAAGGGTCTTTCAACCAATGTACCTTGAGATGCTACTACATTGCCAAGATGATTTCTCACCACAGTCCCAGTACTACAGCAGCCATTAGATACATCCATCGCAGCATCAACATTAACCAAAAGCTCATTCACATCAGGTGGCTTCCATTTCTGAGGTGGGCGAGGTCCACGACTTCTAACACCGTTATTCATTTCCCAAAAATCAGAAAAGTACCCCGCTGTCCACTCCAATATTGCCCCCCTTTGAGGAACAAATTTCTGATGAATACCACAGTTTCTCACATAGCAGGCCTGCCAAGCAAGAGTAACAAAATATTCAAATCTGTCAATAGGTAAGACTCTAGCAATACGAACCAGAAAAGCAGTAGGATCTTCATTGGAGATTCTCTTAATCACAGCTTTAAATCCTCCCTCCTTCCATAGTCTCTTTATAGCATAACATCCCCAAATAGCATGATACCAATTCTCCATTCCGTGTGTGTCACTTTAAATTTAAGGTGCTTAATAttaatcctaagattagttagtaatatcacaatatatttattaaattaatatccaCGAAACACGATATTAAATTACAGAATAATAATATGTTTAATTGTGGTGTTCGACACTAGTACCACTTTTCAACATTTCTCCACTTAAAAAAGGACATGCAATGGCAATGCATAATAGTCAATTACTTGAACAGTATAATAGTAAGGAGGCACACATGGTAATTGGGTCATTCATAACTTGACTAGTGATAAGGAAACTTTCTATCCCAGTTTCCTTCATCAACGCCAAAATGACATAATATACATGCATGCACattgtaaaattattttatattttaatattattgtaaattattaATAGAATGATGGAGTTAGGAAAATATAAAATAGGAATATTTGCGTTAAACATAATTATTTACCTAATGTAATATTTAATTATCCACACAAAAAAATTTGACAAGAAAAATAATCAGTTGTTAAAATATAGTATTTAAATACTTAATTTATTTGTTGCGGCAAAAATAtcaaaaattgttaaaatataatatttaagtactcttttttttttgccTGCAAAAATATCCAAATTTGCTAAAATGTAGTATTTAAATACTCAATTTTTTTGCAGCGAAAATACCAAAAGTTGCAcagttaaaaaaaatcattaaaaatatataaaaatatatttaaaaaaacctaaattaattctaaaattaaagaATAGTTAATGaaaatagtaaataaatattttttaaattatatttatgttttttaatagtatttttattattgatttttcttttaactattttcaatcaaaatatttttgtattaaataaactatttttttaattttagaattgATTTACGTTATTTTTGTACATTGCTAtataattttaatgatttttataacttaaaatatatttgtattaattttttgATAGTTAAATTGTAATGTTTTAGCAACTTTGAGTATTTAAATGCTATATTgaggaaataaaaataaaatacatttagTATTTCTCAATTAGGAGAGGTACATTGTCTTTAGATGTGTGTAAGATCGAAATATTTTGGGTTGataatatttttcaatatttgatttattttaagaaTAAAGCGAAATAATTAGAGGAAATtacataaaatatgatatttttcaattttttacaaaaatatgggagtttAACTTTTCCCaaaatatatggttttttttttaagttaattaCATGGATTAATTTTTTCCATAGTATGAATATAAAATAATGTCATATCTTTAAAGTCAAACAATTTTTTGCACGCGTGTGAAATTTGACTGTTTGAACATTGTTTTCAGCAACGTAAATTAATCAGAATTTCTTGAATATTTGTGGGATATTTTAAATGAATACatctatcataaaaaaaaatcggaTTATAACTATCCACGCAGCCGAAACCAAATTTTGTCAATACCGTAATTGCCTATATATATTGTATGTTTTTGACatgtttatattatattttaattttttgtttaatattatgTTTGGCCTTAATATGTTCATAATTGTTTTTTTACCCTATGTAttcttttttctaatttttttagaaCCACtttttttcttgatttttattattgttcatattctttttttctaatttttttagaatcatttatttttatttttttaatgtacgtattattattgttatattatataattgttttgttttatattttaattttatttttggtcgtattgtctttaattttttttaccgTACACAgtatttttttccaatttttttaaaatcattttttaaaacttttttgtgctatacattatttttttaggtttgggttaggtatttgtttttttatcttttatattttcctttcatttactttttttcttttattccttcatcttttctttatcttttattatttttaatgccTTTGGGAGTAGAAACAACTAAGTTGGAGAGGTTGCTTTGTCCTTCAATGGGTTAATTAGGTATTCTAGTAATATAGATATAGTTTTAGCTCTTTATAATGATGTGAAGATGAAATTGTACGAGCTTTACAAGATTGCTACTCAATGACCTTGCTTGAATCCCCCAACCAATGGTGCTGAAATTTTTGCAAGACCGAAATGGCTAAATATCATCAACTCTTATGAAGCATGAATGTACACCTTTAATACATAGATTAATCAAAAGATTATACAGAGGCCTCTTGATGGAAAATCGATTTTTGCACTATGTAATGAACTCTTTTAAATGTTAAGCTAAGGACCAATATTTTGTTTGGTATATGTACAATTTCCTTTAGGTAGAGAGATCAGCTAATGAGTTCCAAGCTTACAATGAGTCTATGGGATGTTATCTAGTTATGTAGCTAGGATGTATAAGACTAAATTTAAGTATGtggtaaccaattaccataacataggtaactagttacccctaaGATTAGGGGTGCTCGGGATCTAAACTAATTACTCCAAACCAATCTAAACCAATTCAATTACAAAAAAATTGAATACCCAATTATATttggattggatcggatcggatgatGGATGACAAAGTAAAAATCTAATTAGGAATCAATCAAATCCaacatttattaaatattttatatatatatatataatgaaatataaatatatttaattatgttaGTTTTCATTGGCTATCATTTAGTAgatgttattattattgttgttttaaTGTCATGATAGCACTTTGGAGATGTTATTGTTGTTTTCATGCTATGTTAGCACTTTAGTTATTGGTTT is a window of Humulus lupulus chromosome 4, drHumLupu1.1, whole genome shotgun sequence DNA encoding:
- the LOC133830084 gene encoding probable calcium-binding protein CML31; translated protein: MSKLYLEMEHVLQYFDENGDGKISPSELRNRLGVVVGEELPLKEAEEAVESLDLDGDGFLGLDDLVHLMESTDGEEEKLEDLRRAFGIYDMEGIGFITPKSLKMMLSRLGESKSIDECKAMINYFDLNGDGVLSFDEFRIMMQ